A genome region from Nitrospira sp. includes the following:
- a CDS encoding XRE family transcriptional regulator, which translates to MEKKTKKMAPRKSLATEDRKKMHVGDIVRRLRKSRHLSVRTLADKCGFSPSFISQVELRQASPSIASTERIASALGVTLGEFFRTISPSHAAVIRADARPVVESEWSRARIEAIGPISEDSQLEPMVITLESGGASGSRPYVRQAEQLAVVLQGTVELTLEETLYSLKRGDAACIPSQIHHCWRNKSRKPAQVLIVTAHRHV; encoded by the coding sequence GTGGAGAAAAAGACCAAGAAGATGGCCCCTCGGAAGAGCCTGGCAACCGAGGATCGAAAGAAAATGCATGTCGGCGATATCGTTCGCCGTCTCCGCAAAAGCCGCCACCTCTCTGTCCGAACTCTCGCGGACAAATGCGGGTTCTCTCCCAGCTTTATCTCACAGGTCGAACTCCGGCAGGCCTCTCCCTCTATTGCCTCCACCGAGCGGATTGCATCGGCGCTCGGCGTAACCCTTGGAGAGTTTTTCAGAACTATCAGTCCATCACACGCGGCTGTCATCCGCGCGGATGCCAGACCGGTAGTGGAAAGCGAGTGGTCTCGAGCCAGAATCGAAGCGATCGGGCCGATCAGTGAAGACAGCCAGCTAGAACCCATGGTCATTACGCTGGAGTCGGGCGGCGCCAGCGGATCACGGCCGTATGTACGTCAGGCAGAACAACTCGCCGTCGTCCTGCAGGGAACCGTCGAACTCACGTTGGAAGAAACCCTGTATAGTCTCAAGCGAGGGGATGCCGCCTGCATTCCGTCGCAAATTCATCATTGTTGGCGGAATAAGAGCAGAAAGCCGGCCCAAGTGCTGATTGTCACTGCCCACCGACACGTGTAG
- a CDS encoding Do family serine endopeptidase produces MTYRHRRRKVLSVLAGIPMIAATLLVGGMQPGSQAQAAGVPPAFAQGFSEIVKSVTPAVVNIAVTGGGEGRREGRRQLPPGGPFGGPPPGPGDEPPGMEPPGGPGGPPGPPGGGPHRPEQSAGSGVILEPNGYIVTNNHVVEGATQITVTLSDRREFPAKIIGTDPKTDLAIIKIEAKDLSSMKWADYDELQVGDVVLAVGSPFGLSSTVTMGIISALGRGNVGIADYEDFIQTDAAINPGNSGGALVNLQGKLIGINTAIFSRTGGSEGIGFAIPSSIATDIVESLTKMGKVVRGWMGVAIQEITPALAKSFKLPEERKGVLISDVNENGPSHTAGMRRGDVVIAFNGKEVQSVSQLRNLVARMGVGKDADIKILREGKEQLLKVKVAERPSDEVLAKREPGPAAPPAETVKPPDNVLASLRVQMLDAAMQSQLNIPAKTTGVVVSSVEAGSPAESAGLQRGDVIQEVNHEVVKSLEDYQKASAKVKKDEMVVLLLSRQGNNLFVAVNPK; encoded by the coding sequence ATGACGTATCGACATCGGCGCAGGAAAGTGCTGTCCGTACTGGCAGGGATTCCCATGATCGCTGCCACGCTCCTAGTCGGCGGAATGCAGCCAGGGTCTCAGGCTCAGGCGGCAGGTGTCCCCCCGGCGTTTGCGCAGGGATTCTCAGAAATCGTCAAGTCGGTGACCCCTGCAGTCGTCAACATTGCCGTCACCGGTGGAGGGGAGGGGCGTCGCGAAGGTCGTCGTCAGCTTCCTCCGGGCGGACCATTCGGTGGCCCGCCTCCCGGCCCTGGTGATGAGCCGCCCGGTATGGAACCGCCAGGTGGACCCGGTGGCCCGCCAGGCCCTCCCGGTGGTGGTCCCCATCGCCCTGAACAGAGTGCCGGATCCGGTGTGATCCTTGAGCCGAACGGGTATATCGTCACCAATAACCACGTGGTTGAAGGCGCGACCCAAATCACGGTGACTCTGTCGGACCGCCGCGAATTTCCGGCCAAAATCATCGGAACCGATCCGAAGACGGATTTGGCCATCATTAAGATCGAAGCCAAAGACCTCAGCTCCATGAAGTGGGCGGATTATGACGAGTTGCAGGTCGGTGACGTGGTGCTTGCGGTGGGCAGTCCGTTCGGCCTGAGCTCAACCGTGACCATGGGCATTATCAGCGCGCTGGGACGCGGGAACGTGGGCATTGCCGATTACGAAGACTTTATTCAGACCGATGCGGCCATCAATCCGGGTAATTCCGGTGGAGCGTTGGTGAACTTGCAGGGCAAGTTGATCGGGATCAATACGGCGATCTTCTCCCGCACGGGCGGATCCGAAGGCATTGGTTTTGCCATTCCGAGCAGCATCGCGACGGACATCGTTGAGAGCCTGACGAAAATGGGCAAAGTGGTGCGCGGGTGGATGGGCGTGGCCATTCAGGAAATTACCCCGGCCCTGGCGAAGTCCTTCAAGTTGCCTGAGGAACGCAAAGGTGTGCTCATCAGCGATGTGAATGAGAATGGTCCCTCCCATACGGCGGGCATGCGCCGTGGCGATGTGGTTATTGCATTCAACGGCAAAGAGGTGCAGAGCGTCAGCCAGCTGCGGAACTTAGTCGCGCGGATGGGGGTCGGCAAGGACGCCGACATCAAGATTCTGCGTGAAGGGAAAGAGCAGCTGTTGAAGGTGAAGGTGGCTGAGCGGCCGTCTGACGAAGTGCTCGCCAAGCGGGAGCCTGGTCCTGCCGCTCCTCCGGCTGAGACGGTGAAGCCGCCGGACAATGTCTTGGCGTCGTTACGGGTTCAGATGCTGGATGCCGCGATGCAGAGCCAGTTGAACATTCCTGCAAAAACCACCGGCGTGGTGGTCAGTTCCGTTGAGGCCGGCAGCCCTGCTGAATCCGCAGGGTTGCAGCGTGGCGACGTGATTCAAGAGGTCAACCACGAAGTGGTTAAGAGCCTTGAGGATTACCAAAAGGCGTCAGCCAAGGTGAAGAAAGACGAAATGGTGGTGCTCCTGCTGAGTCGGCAGGGGAACAATCTGTTCGTAGCCGTCAACCCGAAATAG
- a CDS encoding Mrp/NBP35 family ATP-binding protein: protein MPRELNVISQPGSSSGGDACTYMWACAICDENETCQKDKEGHSRWLVAKRMERIEYKVLVMSNKGGVGKSTCTTNLAVSLALKGWHVGICDMDIHGPNIPKMVGAEGQKLKISTSGGIIPFQAYNMKIASMSFLLQNSDDPIIWRDAYKYEFINQLLGGVEWQDLNFLLIDLPPGTGNESVTTIDLLGGVSGAVIITTPQEVALLDSRKSVTFCKDSEVPIVGIVENMSGLECPHCHKEVNVFRKGGGEASALDMGVPFLGRIPLDPDVVTQSDAGEPFALFNSDSATAQAYHDIANQVEAFCKKSGSLVKLAPRQQH, encoded by the coding sequence ATGCCACGCGAGTTAAACGTCATTTCACAGCCCGGTTCCAGCAGCGGTGGAGATGCCTGCACCTATATGTGGGCCTGCGCCATTTGCGACGAAAACGAAACCTGTCAGAAAGACAAGGAAGGCCACAGTCGGTGGCTCGTCGCGAAACGTATGGAACGGATTGAATATAAAGTGCTGGTCATGAGCAACAAGGGCGGAGTGGGCAAGAGCACCTGCACCACCAATTTGGCCGTCAGCCTTGCGCTCAAAGGCTGGCATGTCGGGATTTGCGACATGGACATTCACGGTCCCAACATTCCGAAGATGGTCGGCGCCGAAGGCCAGAAGCTGAAGATCAGCACCTCGGGCGGAATCATTCCGTTTCAAGCCTACAACATGAAGATCGCGTCGATGTCGTTCTTGTTGCAGAACTCCGATGATCCGATCATCTGGCGCGACGCCTATAAATACGAATTCATCAATCAGCTGTTGGGAGGGGTGGAATGGCAGGATCTCAATTTTCTGTTGATCGATCTGCCCCCCGGGACCGGCAACGAGTCGGTGACGACCATTGATCTCTTAGGCGGTGTCAGCGGGGCCGTGATCATTACGACACCGCAAGAAGTGGCGCTGCTCGACTCTCGGAAGTCGGTGACCTTCTGTAAGGACAGCGAAGTGCCGATCGTCGGCATCGTCGAAAATATGAGCGGCTTGGAGTGTCCTCACTGCCATAAGGAAGTGAATGTGTTCCGCAAGGGCGGTGGCGAAGCCTCGGCTTTGGACATGGGTGTTCCCTTCTTGGGACGGATTCCGTTGGACCCTGATGTGGTGACCCAGAGCGATGCGGGCGAGCCGTTTGCGCTCTTTAACTCCGATTCGGCAACCGCGCAGGCGTATCATGATATCGCCAATCAGGTCGAAGCGTTCTGCAAGAAGAGCGGATCGCTGGTCAAGCTGGCGCCACGTCAGCAACATTGA
- a CDS encoding ABC transporter ATP-binding protein, which produces MSSAVVEVRNLIKRFGEFTAVDGISFDIGRGEILGLLGPNGAGKTTTFQMMLGLVTPTSGSIRMFGLDLQTNREAILQQVNFSSTYISLPYSLTVEENLRVVARLYGMSNMAGRIDEMVKKLEMDEWRNKLTRKLSSGQMTRLTLAKALLTEPKVLFLDEPTASLDPDIAHKIRAILLEERQATGLSILYTSHNMREMEEMSDRIIFLQRGKIVAEGTAKDIVTRFGQADLEDVFLKLAREQ; this is translated from the coding sequence ATGTCATCTGCGGTCGTCGAAGTACGCAATCTGATCAAACGCTTCGGCGAGTTCACGGCAGTGGACGGGATTTCATTCGACATCGGGCGAGGGGAAATCCTCGGGTTGTTAGGCCCGAACGGCGCCGGAAAAACGACGACGTTTCAGATGATGCTGGGGTTGGTCACGCCCACATCCGGATCGATCCGGATGTTCGGACTCGACTTGCAGACCAACCGGGAGGCGATTCTCCAGCAGGTGAATTTTTCCTCCACATACATTTCGTTGCCCTATTCGCTGACGGTGGAGGAAAATCTCCGTGTCGTCGCTCGGTTGTATGGGATGTCCAACATGGCCGGCCGCATCGACGAGATGGTGAAGAAGCTGGAGATGGACGAGTGGCGAAACAAGCTGACTCGCAAACTTTCGTCCGGGCAGATGACCAGGCTCACACTGGCCAAAGCGCTGCTCACGGAGCCGAAGGTGCTGTTTCTCGATGAGCCGACGGCAAGCCTGGACCCGGACATCGCGCATAAGATCCGCGCCATCCTCCTGGAGGAACGGCAGGCCACCGGACTCAGCATTCTGTATACCTCCCACAACATGCGGGAGATGGAGGAAATGTCGGATCGTATTATCTTCCTGCAGCGAGGAAAAATCGTCGCGGAAGGCACGGCGAAGGATATCGTGACTCGGTTTGGACAAGCTGATCTGGAAGATGTGTTTCTCAAGTTGGCTCGCGAACAGTAG
- a CDS encoding ABC transporter permease, producing the protein MAYHRIAALVIRHLYLYRRSLPRVMEIIYWPFLDLVVWGFITVYLATFQGQMPAVVTFLLGALILWDVLFRSQQGITISFLEEIWARNLMNLFASPLTPNEFLAATMVMSLFKITAVSMVMSVCAWIFYGYNVFILGLWLLPFIMNLVLTGWIIGVFTTSLIMRFGQEAEVLAWSMVFLFQPISCVFYPMEVLPSWLRAVASINPAAHVFEGMRGLLATHAAPLSSLSLASGLNLVYLGAVILWFHHTFSVCKERGSLVRVGE; encoded by the coding sequence ATGGCTTATCATCGTATTGCAGCTCTGGTGATCCGTCACCTGTATCTCTACCGCCGCAGTCTGCCGCGGGTGATGGAGATCATCTACTGGCCCTTTCTCGACCTCGTGGTCTGGGGATTCATCACGGTTTATTTGGCGACGTTTCAAGGCCAGATGCCGGCGGTGGTCACATTTCTCCTCGGGGCGTTGATTCTCTGGGACGTGCTCTTTCGCTCGCAGCAGGGCATCACCATTTCGTTTCTCGAAGAAATCTGGGCGCGTAATCTCATGAACCTGTTCGCCAGCCCACTCACGCCGAACGAATTTCTGGCGGCTACCATGGTGATGAGCCTGTTTAAAATCACGGCAGTGTCGATGGTGATGTCGGTCTGCGCCTGGATCTTTTACGGGTACAACGTCTTTATCCTCGGGCTCTGGCTGCTGCCGTTCATCATGAATCTTGTGCTCACCGGCTGGATCATCGGTGTGTTCACGACATCGTTGATCATGCGGTTTGGACAGGAGGCGGAAGTGTTGGCCTGGAGCATGGTGTTTCTGTTTCAGCCGATCTCCTGTGTGTTTTATCCCATGGAAGTCCTGCCGTCCTGGCTGAGAGCCGTGGCCTCGATCAATCCGGCCGCCCATGTGTTTGAGGGCATGCGCGGCCTTCTGGCCACCCATGCCGCTCCCCTGAGCAGTCTGAGCTTGGCCAGCGGGTTGAATCTTGTGTATCTTGGAGCGGTCATCCTATGGTTCCATCACACCTTCAGTGTGTGTAAGGAACGGGGGTCGTTGGTGCGGGTCGGTGAGTAG
- a CDS encoding NapC/NirT family cytochrome c — MRKTSVIVLGAIMAGAVALGGVAVPLTNHPKFCASCHTIQPAYERWLESSHKEVECVACHVRPGVVGWLEDKAWHGTRDVAIYLFGKPTEPYNLRAHVDSAVCLGCHRNILRVSEIATRDLPAPVKDVGLVMSHRKHMDAFSQRGQGEGCTTCHAAVVHERPIKGYPIVIPRGHVSADSRPWKPEHPESSVLHKRAQADCFRCHDNKTEYDGRVLSRKCETCHLPEKLTEFLSF; from the coding sequence ATGCGTAAGACCTCCGTCATTGTGCTCGGAGCGATCATGGCCGGCGCAGTGGCTTTAGGAGGAGTTGCGGTTCCGCTGACCAACCATCCGAAGTTTTGTGCCAGCTGTCACACTATTCAACCGGCCTATGAGCGCTGGCTGGAATCATCCCACAAAGAGGTCGAGTGCGTGGCGTGCCACGTTCGGCCAGGAGTTGTCGGCTGGTTGGAAGACAAGGCCTGGCATGGCACCAGGGACGTCGCCATCTATCTGTTCGGCAAACCGACCGAGCCGTACAATTTACGCGCGCATGTCGATTCAGCCGTCTGTCTGGGATGTCATCGGAACATCTTGCGCGTGTCGGAGATTGCGACCCGGGATTTACCGGCACCCGTGAAGGATGTGGGACTGGTCATGAGCCACCGCAAGCACATGGACGCATTCAGTCAGCGTGGGCAGGGCGAGGGCTGCACGACCTGTCATGCGGCGGTCGTGCATGAACGGCCGATCAAAGGCTATCCCATCGTGATTCCTCGCGGGCATGTGTCGGCCGATAGCCGACCCTGGAAGCCTGAACATCCCGAAAGTTCCGTCCTCCACAAACGGGCACAGGCGGATTGCTTCCGTTGTCACGATAATAAAACCGAGTATGACGGTCGAGTCTTGAGCCGGAAGTGCGAAACGTGTCATCTGCCTGAGAAACTCACGGAATTCTTGTCGTTTTAA
- the tatC gene encoding twin-arginine translocase subunit TatC — translation MADGFKFQEWLQDTVFKPLEDKKMPVMEHLVELQVRLTRAVIVTAIIFVGTFFYADTLVKWIRVPLQNMFVPGSLSWIPTDLPTVPFVFLAPAEALWQNVKVAGLFALVLGTPYMLIEFWHFVVPGLHAQERRFVGPFVILSTLAFYLGLLFSFFFVLPFALNFLISYGVNAGFIPQLSIAQYVGFALWFLLVFGLIFEVPLVITLLAKLGWVDAPLLKRYRKWAFLAAFIFAAILTPTPDPFNQCLMALPMYIFYEVGIVSAGIFNKKKAAAPEESLVPAVAAAGPGLGKPGPSMPAGGGDSDYVGVPTGRRG, via the coding sequence ATGGCTGACGGGTTCAAGTTTCAAGAGTGGCTGCAAGACACGGTCTTTAAGCCGCTTGAAGATAAAAAAATGCCGGTCATGGAGCACTTGGTTGAGCTCCAAGTCCGGCTGACCCGTGCAGTCATCGTGACGGCGATTATCTTCGTCGGAACGTTCTTTTATGCCGATACGCTGGTGAAGTGGATCCGGGTGCCGCTCCAGAACATGTTCGTACCCGGATCCCTGTCCTGGATCCCTACTGATCTTCCCACCGTCCCCTTCGTCTTTCTCGCACCGGCTGAAGCGTTGTGGCAAAACGTGAAAGTGGCGGGTCTCTTTGCTCTGGTGCTGGGGACTCCTTATATGTTGATTGAGTTCTGGCATTTTGTGGTGCCCGGCCTCCATGCGCAGGAGCGGAGATTTGTCGGTCCATTTGTGATCCTGAGTACTCTGGCGTTTTATTTGGGCTTGTTGTTCTCGTTTTTCTTTGTGCTCCCCTTTGCGCTCAACTTTTTGATTTCGTATGGCGTGAATGCCGGCTTTATTCCGCAACTGTCGATTGCGCAATATGTCGGATTCGCGCTGTGGTTTCTTCTGGTCTTCGGTCTCATTTTTGAAGTGCCGTTGGTGATTACCCTGCTGGCCAAACTGGGTTGGGTGGATGCCCCGCTGCTGAAACGATATCGCAAGTGGGCCTTCCTCGCGGCGTTTATCTTCGCCGCGATTCTGACGCCGACGCCGGACCCCTTCAATCAGTGCCTGATGGCGCTGCCGATGTACATTTTTTATGAGGTCGGGATCGTGAGCGCCGGAATCTTCAACAAGAAGAAAGCGGCCGCTCCCGAAGAGTCGCTTGTGCCGGCGGTCGCTGCGGCGGGCCCCGGTCTTGGGAAACCAGGGCCATCGATGCCGGCCGGTGGCGGTGATAGTGACTATGTCGGTGTGCCGACTGGTCGTCGAGGGTAA
- the glp gene encoding gephyrin-like molybdotransferase Glp produces MKALDATTGLTPLHEAQRIVLDATTPLGLEKISILDTLGRVLGEDIIAERHNPPWDNSAMDGFAVRAEDIQQEQTIAKPVMLTVIEDVPAGKMPTKTVGRGQAIRIMTGAPIPKGADTVLKVEDTEHTPDSVRVFKPEPRGSNIRPQGEDVKKGECIIPKGTTIRSGEAGMLAILAKSFVLVYQRPRVAILSTGDELADLDERFSEEKIINSNSYGIAAAVQEAGGVPILLGIARDTPAALKEKISHGLNADILVLSGGVSMGDYDFTKAVFRDLGAEMNFWKLAIRPGQPLAFGKIQGKLAFGLPGNPVSSMVTFEQLVRPAMLKLAGARGFGRPLLEAVFQEKFSKRTDRRHFLRGVLWRENGVFKVRTTGDQGSGILTSMVKANCLIDLPVEVERVNPGDPVTVQLLSGSAWLEQAAPMAPTGHRPSCC; encoded by the coding sequence GTGAAAGCTCTTGATGCAACAACCGGATTGACTCCGCTCCACGAGGCGCAGCGTATTGTGCTGGACGCCACGACTCCGCTCGGTCTTGAGAAGATCTCCATTCTCGATACGTTGGGGCGTGTATTGGGTGAAGATATCATCGCCGAACGTCACAATCCGCCGTGGGACAATTCCGCCATGGACGGCTTTGCCGTGCGGGCGGAAGATATTCAGCAGGAGCAGACGATTGCCAAGCCGGTCATGTTGACCGTCATTGAAGATGTGCCGGCAGGAAAGATGCCGACCAAGACTGTGGGACGGGGGCAAGCGATCCGGATCATGACTGGTGCGCCGATTCCGAAGGGCGCGGATACCGTCCTCAAGGTCGAGGATACGGAGCATACGCCCGATTCGGTGCGTGTCTTCAAGCCGGAGCCCCGCGGATCGAACATCCGACCGCAGGGGGAAGATGTGAAAAAGGGCGAGTGCATCATTCCCAAAGGAACGACCATTCGTTCCGGCGAAGCGGGCATGCTGGCTATCCTGGCGAAGTCTTTTGTGTTGGTGTATCAGCGTCCACGGGTCGCGATTTTGTCGACCGGTGATGAGTTGGCCGATCTCGATGAGCGGTTCAGCGAAGAGAAAATCATCAATTCGAACAGTTACGGCATTGCCGCTGCGGTGCAGGAGGCCGGTGGCGTGCCGATCCTGCTGGGGATCGCGCGAGACACGCCTGCCGCGTTGAAAGAAAAGATTTCGCACGGATTGAATGCCGATATTCTCGTGTTGTCGGGCGGTGTGTCGATGGGTGACTACGACTTCACAAAAGCCGTCTTTCGGGATCTGGGCGCCGAGATGAATTTCTGGAAGCTGGCGATCCGACCGGGCCAGCCGCTTGCCTTCGGAAAGATTCAGGGCAAACTGGCGTTCGGATTGCCTGGGAATCCTGTTTCCTCGATGGTGACATTCGAGCAACTGGTGCGACCTGCGATGCTGAAGCTGGCGGGAGCGCGAGGGTTTGGGCGCCCGCTGCTGGAGGCGGTGTTTCAGGAGAAGTTTTCGAAGCGGACCGACCGCCGGCATTTCCTCCGTGGAGTGTTGTGGCGGGAGAACGGAGTGTTCAAAGTTCGGACGACCGGCGATCAAGGGTCAGGCATTCTCACCTCCATGGTGAAAGCCAATTGTCTGATCGACCTTCCCGTCGAGGTGGAACGGGTTAATCCGGGCGACCCGGTGACCGTACAATTGCTCAGTGGGTCGGCCTGGCTGGAGCAGGCGGCCCCGATGGCCCCGACCGGTCATCGCCCATCCTGTTGTTGA
- a CDS encoding 2OG-Fe(II) oxygenase family protein encodes MKIKSGQVRQALLPVGLESFSFHQTPVLVIENFWSAEERTQFRQAMNRANWNQLHDLSYVRQDFPNSGNWAKAEIAQPQGQLLLSRLEMPCIQEYIESFPNITRRHLGFSYYSYSAGDCLLTHDDTDQGHPAGGKPAPRRRLAMVSYYHEEWECDWGGELMIYSATGDTKNGKPDLAISHCIAPKPGSLVMFTVPRFHRVCRVDQTAGDHKRLSIAGWFMTEHT; translated from the coding sequence ATGAAGATCAAATCAGGGCAAGTCAGGCAGGCACTGCTGCCGGTCGGTCTCGAATCCTTTTCGTTTCATCAGACGCCGGTCCTCGTGATCGAGAATTTTTGGTCTGCTGAGGAGCGGACTCAGTTTCGACAGGCGATGAACCGTGCGAATTGGAATCAGTTGCACGATTTGTCATACGTCCGGCAGGATTTTCCCAACTCCGGGAACTGGGCAAAAGCTGAGATTGCCCAGCCGCAGGGACAGCTCCTGCTCAGTCGATTGGAGATGCCCTGCATTCAGGAATATATCGAATCGTTCCCGAATATCACCAGGCGGCATTTGGGGTTCAGCTACTATTCCTATAGCGCCGGTGATTGCCTGCTCACCCATGATGATACGGATCAAGGTCATCCGGCCGGTGGGAAGCCTGCTCCCCGTCGTCGGCTCGCAATGGTGAGTTATTACCATGAAGAATGGGAATGTGATTGGGGCGGAGAGTTGATGATCTACTCAGCGACCGGTGACACAAAAAACGGAAAGCCGGATCTGGCCATTTCGCATTGTATCGCTCCCAAGCCGGGGTCGTTGGTCATGTTTACCGTGCCCCGGTTTCATCGGGTGTGCCGAGTAGACCAAACAGCGGGAGATCACAAGCGCCTCTCAATTGCCGGTTGGTTCATGACCGAACATACCTGA
- a CDS encoding dolichyl-phosphate beta-glucosyltransferase, translating into MALSRPDPHALHFAPRSDTVGHHSPLADGSVPHNPTRGCPDVTPCPTQTPSLSVIIPAYNEAQRLPLCLKQVLAYLDERGGTYEVLVVDDGSRDQTAQAVESVAHRCPHVRLIRLTSNMGKGAAVRRGMQAARGTYQLFVDADGATPIEELARLESALLAGADLAIGSRALASQDPTFTVRARWHRNLLGNLFNHIVQRLGLRDIADTQCGFKLFRRSIAQDLFSVACVDGYAFDLELLYVARQRGYRLAEVPINWIDQPGSKVRPWRDGFVMLQELQAIRKRDSQGLYIRRGRLAPNGIEPALASTNPLISNRHPADHSRRRKITTLGSA; encoded by the coding sequence ATGGCGCTGTCAAGACCCGATCCTCACGCCTTGCATTTCGCTCCTCGGTCAGATACCGTGGGGCACCATTCGCCGCTGGCGGACGGATCGGTCCCGCACAATCCGACACGAGGCTGTCCCGACGTGACACCCTGCCCGACCCAGACGCCTTCCCTTTCGGTCATCATCCCGGCCTATAACGAGGCGCAACGCCTTCCACTCTGCCTGAAGCAGGTCCTTGCGTATTTGGATGAACGCGGCGGGACCTATGAAGTCCTCGTCGTCGATGACGGCAGTCGCGACCAGACCGCGCAGGCAGTCGAGTCGGTAGCCCATCGCTGCCCCCACGTGCGACTCATTCGGCTGACCAGCAACATGGGAAAAGGCGCGGCCGTTCGCCGTGGCATGCAGGCGGCGCGTGGCACGTATCAATTGTTTGTGGACGCGGATGGAGCCACGCCGATCGAAGAATTGGCACGACTGGAATCGGCGCTCCTGGCAGGAGCGGATCTCGCCATCGGGTCACGGGCACTGGCGTCCCAAGATCCCACCTTCACCGTCCGGGCACGGTGGCATCGTAACCTGCTGGGAAATCTCTTCAACCACATCGTGCAACGCCTGGGCCTTCGCGATATTGCCGACACGCAATGCGGATTCAAGCTCTTTCGTCGATCGATCGCTCAAGACTTGTTTTCGGTCGCCTGCGTCGATGGGTATGCGTTCGACTTGGAGCTGCTCTATGTCGCGCGCCAACGCGGCTACCGGCTGGCGGAAGTCCCCATCAATTGGATCGACCAGCCAGGCTCGAAAGTTCGCCCCTGGCGCGACGGGTTCGTCATGCTGCAAGAACTCCAGGCCATCCGGAAACGTGACTCGCAAGGGCTGTACATACGACGCGGCCGGCTCGCACCAAATGGCATCGAACCGGCCTTAGCCTCCACAAACCCACTCATTTCTAACAGGCATCCAGCCGATCATTCCCGCCGTCGCAAAATCACCACCTTGGGATCGGCATAG
- the mobB gene encoding molybdopterin-guanine dinucleotide biosynthesis protein B, producing the protein MSVPILSFVGRSNSGKTTLIERVIPELVRAGYKVATVKHAGHGFDLDTEGKDSWRHKQAGASSVVIISKSSLAMFADVSDHMNVEEVREQYLDASYDLILAEGWRSEGYPKIVVVRDQIGEVPVSQDGLLAIVSNKPVETAVPLLDPDDVAGVAALIIRHFPKSQRDNA; encoded by the coding sequence ATGTCCGTGCCGATTTTGTCTTTTGTCGGACGATCCAATAGCGGCAAGACGACGCTGATTGAGCGTGTGATCCCTGAACTGGTCAGGGCAGGATATAAAGTGGCCACCGTCAAACATGCCGGCCATGGATTCGATTTGGATACGGAAGGCAAAGACAGCTGGCGTCACAAACAAGCCGGGGCCAGCAGTGTTGTCATCATCTCGAAAAGCAGCCTCGCGATGTTCGCCGATGTGTCGGACCATATGAACGTCGAGGAGGTGCGCGAACAGTATCTCGATGCATCCTATGATTTGATCCTGGCCGAGGGATGGCGGAGCGAGGGGTATCCCAAGATCGTGGTGGTTCGTGATCAAATCGGCGAGGTGCCGGTCTCGCAGGATGGGCTGCTGGCCATCGTGTCCAACAAGCCGGTCGAGACAGCGGTCCCGCTGCTCGACCCCGATGATGTGGCCGGCGTGGCGGCGCTCATCATCCGGCACTTCCCCAAATCTCAACGGGATAATGCGTAA